One part of the Amphiura filiformis chromosome 5, Afil_fr2py, whole genome shotgun sequence genome encodes these proteins:
- the LOC140151879 gene encoding uncharacterized protein, with protein sequence MNISLFVWIILVEISYLTTVETGFPGDLFNGFRTINISYPVKVIDISTKQLQTFESCDCTIKPPILRRNHCITWPPHPPASNGSCIGLADKYCHTYCKSGFCIYEDFWCDGCFDCNDGSDEMDCPPGLSCNITSRPREKPPG encoded by the exons ATGAATATTTCCCTGTTTGTCTGGATCATTCTGGTGGAAATATCATACTTAACTACTG TTGAAACAGGGTTTCCAGGCGACCTCTTTAACGGCTTCAGAACTATTAACATTTCTTATCCTGTAAAGGTCATCGATATATCTACAAAGCAGTTGCAGACATTTGAATCATGTGACTGCACCATCAAGCCACCAATTTTGAGAAGGAATCATTGTATCACCTGGCCACCGCACCCACCAGCTTCTAATG GATCTTGCATTGGATTAGCAGATAAATACTGCCATACGTATTGCAAGTCTGGTTTCTGCATTTATGAAGACTTCTGGTGTGATGGTTGCTTCGACTGTAATGATGGCTCCGATGAAATGGACTGCCCTCCAGGTTTATCATGTAACATAACTTCGAGGCCACGTGAAAAGCCGCCAGGATGA